A region from the Palaemon carinicauda isolate YSFRI2023 chromosome 9, ASM3689809v2, whole genome shotgun sequence genome encodes:
- the LOC137646646 gene encoding lachesin-like: YFAGLAVRTPSISWITKEQVVDIGSSIQLECSVQYSQDYPVLWVKRGSGSVQDLPISSGPSLILRDSRYALRHDEGSATYILQIKDIQESDGGNYMCQVLIGINNRITANVELLVRRPPVISDNSTRSVVASEGESVELSCYAGGMPIPDISWRRENNAILPTGGSIYRGNVLQIANVRKEDRGTYYCIAENQVGRGARRNINVEVEFAPVVSAIRPRVYQALQYDMDLECHVEAYPPAAITWIHKQEALVNNQHYRVSQFATADEFTDTTLRVLTIEKRQFGNYTCMATNKLGQSEATVTLIETTTPVCPPACGSLSYSATYTPTPSTKAILALLAAIFFRN, translated from the exons tattttgcaGGTTTGGCTGTTCGAACGCCCTCCATAAGTTGGATCACAAAGGAGCAAGTCGTTGACATCGGCTCGAGTATTCAGCTGGAATGTTCGGTGCAATATTCGCAGGATTACCCTGTCCTCTGGGTCAAGAGAGGATCAGGCAGCGTGCAGGACCTGCCCATCTCGTCGGGTCCTTCCCTTATCCTCAGGGACTCCAGATATGCTCTTCGACATGACGAAGGATCTGCTACTTATATCCTACAG ATTAAGGATATCCAGGAAAGCGATGGAGGTAATTACATGTGTCAAGTCTTGATTGGCATAAATAACAGAATCACAGCCAATGTCGAACTGTTGGTGCGTAGGCCACCAGTCATTTCCGATAATTCTACCAG GTCTGTTGTAGCCAGTGAAGGCGAGAGTGTAGAGCTATCCTGCTATGCTGGTGGTATGCCCATCCCAGATATCTCCTGGAGAAGAGAAAACAATGCCATTCTCCCCACTGGAGGATCCATCTACAG GGGCAACGTCCTTCAGATTGCTAATGTCCGCAAGGAGGATAGAGGTACTTACTACTGTATTGCAGAAAACCAAGTAGGAAGAGGTGCTCGCAGGAACATTAACGTTGAAGTGGAGTTTGCACCAGTTGTTTCAGCTATTCGTCCCAGAGTATATCAG GCTCTCCAATATGACATGGATCTTGAGTGCCACGTTGAAGCTTATCCTCCAGCAGCCATCACATGGATCCACAAGCAGGAAGCTTTAGTAAACAATCAGCATTATAG AGTATCACAGTTTGCTACTGCTGACGAATTTACAGATACCACACTCAGGGTTCTTACCATCGAGAAACGACAATTTGGAAATTACACATGTATGGCTACCAACAAATTGGGTCAATCTGAAGCTACTGTTACTCTTATTG AGACTACCACGCCCGTGTGCCCGCCCGCGTGTGGCTCCCTCAGCTATTCTGCTACCTACACGCCCACGCCCTCTACCAAGGCAATCCTCGCCCTCTTAGCTGCCATCTTCTTCAGGAACTGA